The following coding sequences lie in one Bacillota bacterium genomic window:
- a CDS encoding type II secretion system F family protein produces MLPAIITLLLVFLVVLGLGQLLTGRRRRLINRLERLKADTPEDAAQALRRPFSERIIFPLLENIGQQVARLTPKQMKGALDKRLVVAGPPLRTNPVRFLSLLGLLTVVLPVLTAVVVWKSNLPFLRSVVAVVLAAASGAIFPLVYLDWRINQRQQAISRSLPSVLDLLVVSVEAGLGFDMALHRVTEQIRGPLADELGLTLNEIRLGRTRRAALRDLTARTEVSDLTTFISSIIQADQLGVSIGNVLRVQSDSLRVKQRQRFQEQAMKASIKMLFPTIFLILPALFIVILGPAFLSIMKVF; encoded by the coding sequence ATGCTACCGGCGATTATTACGCTGCTGCTGGTTTTCCTGGTAGTACTGGGGCTGGGGCAGCTCTTGACCGGCCGTCGGCGCCGGCTCATAAACCGGTTGGAACGGTTAAAGGCGGATACTCCCGAGGATGCGGCCCAGGCGTTGAGGAGACCCTTCAGTGAGCGCATCATCTTTCCGTTGCTGGAAAACATCGGGCAGCAAGTGGCTCGTCTTACTCCCAAACAAATGAAAGGCGCCTTAGATAAGCGCCTGGTGGTGGCCGGCCCTCCCTTGCGGACCAACCCGGTTAGGTTCCTTAGCCTCTTGGGGCTCCTTACGGTGGTACTGCCGGTGTTGACGGCAGTAGTGGTCTGGAAAAGCAATTTACCTTTTTTACGCTCGGTAGTGGCGGTGGTGCTGGCAGCAGCATCCGGAGCCATATTTCCCCTGGTATATCTTGACTGGCGTATTAACCAGCGCCAGCAGGCCATTTCCCGGAGCTTGCCCAGTGTACTGGACTTGTTGGTGGTCAGCGTCGAGGCAGGACTAGGTTTCGATATGGCCCTGCATCGCGTCACCGAACAAATAAGAGGGCCGCTGGCCGACGAACTGGGTCTTACACTGAATGAAATTCGGCTGGGACGGACGCGGCGAGCGGCGCTGCGCGATTTGACCGCCCGCACAGAAGTTTCCGACCTGACTACCTTTATCAGTTCTATTATCCAGGCCGATCAGCTGGGCGTCAGTATCGGCAATGTGCTCAGAGTGCAGTCGGATTCCCTGCGGGTTAAGCAGCGACAGCGGTTTCAAGAGCAAGCTATGAAAGCTTCTATTAAGATGCTGTTTCCCACCATTTTTCTCATCCTGCCGGCGCTGTTCATCGTTATTTTGGGGCCGGCGTTTCTCAGCATTATGAAGGTGTTTTAG